From a single Rosa rugosa chromosome 7, drRosRugo1.1, whole genome shotgun sequence genomic region:
- the LOC133722729 gene encoding agamous-like MADS-box protein AGL80, with protein sequence MTRKKVKLTYITNDSARKATYKKRKKGLMKKVSELTTLCDIDACAIIYSPYDSQPEIWPSPLGVQRVLAQFKTMPEMEQSKKMVNQETFLRQRINKAQEQLKKQKKDNREKEMARVLFQSLTGKSLQGLTLSDLTDLGWVIDQHLKELHLRMKNIKEEAVKSQNQVQGAQGVSAAATEHRMAAMKSNGEGSSSNMAMKNGEEGSNMQHASLNRQVFDHMHNMEAMQLQMIQMAAHKQQNPWFMDMMNAPPPTPLPHPDHHQHMGFTGEDMMLPFADHNHNIMWPNPPPAGGFNFP encoded by the coding sequence ATGACTAGAAAGAAGGTGAAACTTACCTACATCACTAATGATAGTGCTCGAAAAGCAACAtataagaaaaggaagaagggtCTCATGAAAAAGGTGAGTGAACTCACCACCCTTTGTGACATTGATGCTTGTGCTATTATCTACAGCCCCTATGACTCCCAGCCTGAAATTTGGCCTTCCCCCTTGGGAGTCCAACGTGTGCTTGCGCAGTTCAAGACCATGCCTGAAATGGAGCAAAGCAAGAAGATGGTGAATCAGGAGACTTTCCTGAGGCAAAGAATCAACAAGGCTCAGGAACAGcttaaaaagcaaaagaaagacAATCGGGAAAAGGAGATGGCTCGTGTGCTGTTCCAAAGCCTAACCGGAAAGTCCCTCCAGGGCTTGACACTGTCAGACCTGACTGATCTCGGCTGGGTCATTGACCAACACCTGAAGGAGTTACATCTCAGGATGAAGAACATTAAGGAGGAGGCTGTGAAGAGCCAGAACCAAGTGCAAGGAGCACAAGGGGTGTCAGCTGCTGCAACGGAACATAGAATGGCAGCGATGAAGAGTAATGGAGagggcagcagcagcaacatggCGATGAAGAATGGTGAAGAGGGCAGCAACATGCAGCATGCATCCCTTAACAGGCAAGTTTTTGATCACATGCATAACATGGAGGCAATGCAGCTCCAAATGATTCAGATGGCAGCTCATAAGCAGCAGAACCCTTGGTTCATGGACATGATGAATGCGCCACCACCAACACCACTGCCACATCCAGATCATCATCAGCATATGGGGTTTACCGGGGAGGACATGATGCTTCCTTTCGCGGATCATAACCACAACATTATGTGGCCAAATCCTCCTCCTGCTGGCGGCTTTAATTTTCCTTGA
- the LOC133722730 gene encoding anaphase-promoting complex subunit 11, whose product MINCCSVYLTLMWHAVAAWTWDAQDETCGICRMAFDGCCPDCKLPGDDCPLIWGACNHAFHLHCILKWVNSQTSQAHCPMCRREWQFKG is encoded by the exons ATGATCAATTGCTGTAGTGTATACCTAACATTGAT GTGGCATGCTGTTGCTGCATGGACATGGGATGCACAGGACGAAACATGTGGCATTTGTAGGATGGCATTTGATGGTTGTTGTCCTGATTGTAAGCTCCCTGGGGATGATTGCCCACTAA TTTGGGGTGCATGCAACCATGCATTTCATCTTCATTGCATCCTAAAATGGGTAAATTCACAGACTTCTCAAGCGCATTGCCCCATGTGCCGGAGGGAGTGGCAGTTCAAAGGATGA
- the LOC133722731 gene encoding protein DA1-like — MAKCDVCDKEYDKLIDDEFWDQRVCEKHESDGTPRCYTCFKFLKETKYLDLTDGRKLCSDCSSIAIIDPKECKPLIQYVHEFYRSLNLKTDEDIRVLLLDKNAMLKFKSPVDNMRGTVWYSFGGLRALVRIKKCSKIEGSIEVERKLEMLRRPHKLTARRRSSGNIEALIVLFGMANVDMGATVAHEMMHAWLYTAGVTGLEERVEEGFCELMSYMWMEWFCSSRVDSLYKTNEQVQYSRKLKDLLSSSMEYSEDEIYGQGFRDARTAVSKFGLRTVLDHIVKKRCLPYEG; from the coding sequence ATGGCTAAATGTGATGTTTGCGACAAAGAGTATGATAAATTGATTGATGATGAATTTTGGGATCAAAGAGTGTGTGAGAAACATGAATCCGATGGGACTCCGAGATGTTATACTTGTTTCAAATTTcttaaagaaacaaaatattTGGACCTTACTGATGGTCGAAAACTTTGCTCAGATTGTTCTTCCATTGCTATCATTGACCCAAAGGAATGCAAGCCCCTCATTCAATACGTGCACGAATTCTACAGAAGTTTAAACCTCAAAACGGATGAAGACATTCGTGTTTTATTGTTGGACAAGAATGCTATGCTCAAATTCAAATCTCCTGTTGATAACATGAGGGGTACAGTATGGTATAGTTTTGGCGGTTTGCGTGCTTTAGTGAGGATTAAAAAATGTTCAAAAATTGAAGGAAGTATTGAAGTGGAGAGAAAACTGGAGATGTTAAGACGTCCTCATAAGTTAACTGCGCGGCGAAGAAGTTCAGGCAATATAGAAGCATTGATAGTTTTGTTTGGGATGGCGAATGTAGACATGGGTGCAACAGTGGCACATGAGATGATGCATGCGTGGTTGTACACTGCTGGTGTTACGGGATTAGAAGAAAGGGTTGAAGAAGGTTTTTGTGAGTTAATGTCATACATGTGGATGGAGTGGTTTTGTTCCAGTCGTGTTGACTCCTTGTACAAGACCAATGAGCAAGTTCAGTATtcaagaaaattgaaagaccTTCTATCGAGTTCTATGGAATACAGTGAAGACGAAATTTATGGCCAAGGGTTTAGAGATGCTAGAACGGCTGTTAGCAAATTTGGCCTTAGAACTGTACTAGACCATATCGTGAAAAAGAGATGTCTCCCTTATGAAGGTTAA
- the LOC133722069 gene encoding hydrophobic protein RCI2A translates to MSTATCVDIIIAILLPPLGVFLRFGCGAEFWICLILTLFGYLPGIIYAIWSITK, encoded by the exons ATGAGTACAGCAACCTGCGTCGACATCATCATCGCCATCCTCTTGCCTCCTCTTGGGGTCTTCCTGAGGTTTGGCTGCGGG GCGGAGTTCTGGATCTGTCTAATACTGACCCTTTTTGGTTACCTTCCTGGGATCATCTATGCTATCTGGTCCATCACCAAATGA